One genomic window of Candidatus Nitrospira inopinata includes the following:
- the nuoI gene encoding NADH-quinone oxidoreductase subunit NuoI, with product MSVGALTKKIVQAALFHEIWTAMKVTFRHMFHRPITFQYPREQRTIPDTHRGALGLLRYDDGRERCVGCDLCEAACPSRCIKVISAEDEARPLQRYAVEFYIDITKCVFCGYCVEACPVNALAMTKMYEFSTHDKRALLFDKKKLYEIGERHLEDGKKYLYAHNQEQNVEESREYRYYFPQSVLRSTQPPPKHLS from the coding sequence ATGAGCGTGGGTGCCTTGACGAAGAAGATCGTGCAAGCGGCTCTCTTCCATGAGATTTGGACGGCGATGAAAGTGACGTTTCGCCACATGTTTCACCGTCCGATCACCTTTCAATATCCGCGCGAGCAGCGGACGATTCCCGATACCCATCGGGGCGCCTTGGGACTGCTCCGTTACGACGACGGGCGGGAACGATGCGTGGGATGCGATCTCTGCGAGGCGGCGTGCCCCTCGCGCTGCATCAAGGTGATCAGCGCGGAGGACGAGGCCCGTCCCCTTCAGCGGTACGCGGTCGAATTCTACATCGACATCACCAAATGCGTGTTTTGCGGCTATTGCGTCGAGGCGTGCCCGGTGAACGCGCTCGCCATGACGAAAATGTATGAATTTTCCACTCATGACAAACGGGCCTTGCTGTTCGACAAAAAGAAACTGTATGAAATCGGCGAGCGTCATCTGGAAGACGGCAAGAAATATCTCTACGCCCATAATCAGGAACAGAACGTCGAGGAGAGCCGCGAGTATCGGTACTACTTTCCGCAGTCCGTGCTCCGATCCACGCAACCGCCTCCGAAGCATCTGAGCTGA